A single Eleginops maclovinus isolate JMC-PN-2008 ecotype Puerto Natales chromosome 5, JC_Emac_rtc_rv5, whole genome shotgun sequence DNA region contains:
- the g3bp2a gene encoding ras GTPase-activating protein-binding protein 2 isoform X5, giving the protein MVMEKPSPLLVGREFVRQYYTLLNKAPDFLHRFYGRNSSYVHGGLDPNGKLAEAVYGQAEIHKKVMSLQFSECHTKIRHVDAHATLSDGVVVQVLGELSNNGQPMRKFMQTFVLAPEGSVANKFYVHNDIFRYEDEVFGDSEAELDEESEEEVEEEPEERQPSPEPLQESPNSTTYYEPHPVTNGVEEPMEEPAPEPEPEPEPEPKVEEVKPVVDEKVLEEMEEKAPSPAPVESPPNTQEPPKAFSWASVTSKNLPPSGTVTSSGLSPHVVKGPSSQPRVEAKMETQTAPIRPRDQRTRDRPSFPPRGPRPAGSRGDSESGDMENRRIVRYPDSHQLFVGNLPHDIDESELKDFFMTYGNVVELRINTKGVGGKLPNFGFVVFDDSDPVQRILGAKVEGPIMFRGEVRLNVEEKKTRAVRERETRGGGDERRDMRRSDRGPGGSRGIVGSGMMRERDGRGPPPRGGMAPKPGMGTGRGSGGQGEGRFTTQRR; this is encoded by the exons ATGGTGATGGAGAAGCCAAGTCCCCTGCTTGTAGGGCGGGAATTTGTGAGGCAGTATTACACACTGTTAAATAAGGCACCAGACTTCCTGCACAG GTTTTATGGGAGGAATTCTTCCTATGTTCATGGAGGACTTGACCCAAATGGGAAGCTGGCAGAAGCAGTGTACGGTCAAGCG GAAATCCACAAGAAGGTCATGTCCCTGCAGTTCAGTGAGTGCCACACAAAGATCAGGCACGTGGATGCTCATGCTACACTGAGCGATGGCGTGGTGGTGCAAGTCCTCGGAGAACTGTCCAACAATGGTCAGCCCATGAGGAAGTTCATGCAAACTTTCGTGCTTGCGCCAGAG GGTTCAGTGGCCAACAAGTTCTACGTCCACAATGACATCTTCCGTTACGAGGATGAGGTTTTTGGAGACTCTGAAGCTGAGCTTGATGAAG AATCAGAGGAGGAAGTTGAAGAGGAGCCAGAGGAGAGGCAGCCATCCCCTGAGCCACTTCAAGAAAGCCCCAACAGCACCACCTACTACGAACCCCACCCCGTCAC TAATGGAGTAGAGGAGCCAATGGAGGAGCCAGCTCCAGAGCCCGAGCCAGAGCCTGAACCCGAGCCCAAGGTAGAGGAAGTAAAGCCTGTAGTCGATGAGAAGGTTttggaagagatggaggagaaagCACCATCACCAGCCCCTGTGGAGTCTCCACCAAACACACAGGAGCCTCCCAAG GCTTTCTCGTGGGCGTCTGTGACCAGTAAAAACCTGCCACCAAGCGGCACAGTCACATCCTCTGGATTGTCCCCCCATGTTGTTAAAGGCCCAAGCTCGCAG CCCAGGGTTGAAGCAAAGATGGAGACACAGACCGCACCTATCCGGCCGAGAGACCAGCGGACACGTGACAGACCATCGTTCCCCCCGCGGGGTCCCAGGCCTG CAGGTAGCCGGGGAGACTCTGAATCTGGCGACATGGAAAACAGGCGAATTGTCCGTTACCCTGACAGTCACCAGCTCTTTGTTGGCAACCTCCCACATGACATTGACGAGAGCGAACTCAAAGACTTCTTCATGA CATACGGAAATGTTGTGGAGCTGCGGATAAACACCAAGGGAGTCGGTGGGAAGCTTCCCAACTTTGGATTTGTGGTCTTTGACGACTCTGATCCTGTCCAAAGAATCCTGGGGGCCAAGGTAGAAGGG CCGATAATGTTCCGGGGTGAGGTGCGTCTGAATGTGGAGGAGAAAAAGACGAGGGCGGTGCGCGAAAGAGAAACTCGTGGCGGAGGAGACGAGCGTCGGGACATGAGGCGCAGCGACCGGGGCCCCGGAGGTTCAAGAGGCATCGTGGGAAGTGGGATGATGCGAGAGCGCGACGGGAGGGGACCACCACCCAGAGGCGGCATGGCCCCCAAACCTGGCATGGGCACCGGAAGAGGCTCCGGGGGCCAGGGCGAGGGCCGCTTCACCACCCAGCGCCGCTGA
- the g3bp2a gene encoding ras GTPase-activating protein-binding protein 2 isoform X8, giving the protein MVMEKPSPLLVGREFVRQYYTLLNKAPDFLHRFYGRNSSYVHGGLDPNGKLAEAVYGQAEIHKKVMSLQFSECHTKIRHVDAHATLSDGVVVQVLGELSNNGQPMRKFMQTFVLAPEGSVANKFYVHNDIFRYEDEVFGDSEAELDEESEEEVEEEPEERQPSPEPLQESPNSTTYYEPHPVTNGVEEPMEEPAPEPEPEPEPEPKVEEVKPVVDEKVLEEMEEKAPSPAPVESPPNTQEPPKAFSWASVTSKNLPPSGTVTSSGLSPHVVKGPSSQPRVEAKMETQTAPIRPRDQRTRDRPSFPPRGPRPGSRGDSESGDMENRRIVRYPDSHQLFVGNLPHDIDESELKDFFMTYGNVVELRINTKGVGGKLPNFGFVVFDDSDPVQRILGAKPIMFRGEVRLNVEEKKTRAVRERETRGGGDERRDMRRSDRGPGGSRGIVGSGMMRERDGRGPPPRGGMAPKPGMGTGRGSGGQGEGRFTTQRR; this is encoded by the exons ATGGTGATGGAGAAGCCAAGTCCCCTGCTTGTAGGGCGGGAATTTGTGAGGCAGTATTACACACTGTTAAATAAGGCACCAGACTTCCTGCACAG GTTTTATGGGAGGAATTCTTCCTATGTTCATGGAGGACTTGACCCAAATGGGAAGCTGGCAGAAGCAGTGTACGGTCAAGCG GAAATCCACAAGAAGGTCATGTCCCTGCAGTTCAGTGAGTGCCACACAAAGATCAGGCACGTGGATGCTCATGCTACACTGAGCGATGGCGTGGTGGTGCAAGTCCTCGGAGAACTGTCCAACAATGGTCAGCCCATGAGGAAGTTCATGCAAACTTTCGTGCTTGCGCCAGAG GGTTCAGTGGCCAACAAGTTCTACGTCCACAATGACATCTTCCGTTACGAGGATGAGGTTTTTGGAGACTCTGAAGCTGAGCTTGATGAAG AATCAGAGGAGGAAGTTGAAGAGGAGCCAGAGGAGAGGCAGCCATCCCCTGAGCCACTTCAAGAAAGCCCCAACAGCACCACCTACTACGAACCCCACCCCGTCAC TAATGGAGTAGAGGAGCCAATGGAGGAGCCAGCTCCAGAGCCCGAGCCAGAGCCTGAACCCGAGCCCAAGGTAGAGGAAGTAAAGCCTGTAGTCGATGAGAAGGTTttggaagagatggaggagaaagCACCATCACCAGCCCCTGTGGAGTCTCCACCAAACACACAGGAGCCTCCCAAG GCTTTCTCGTGGGCGTCTGTGACCAGTAAAAACCTGCCACCAAGCGGCACAGTCACATCCTCTGGATTGTCCCCCCATGTTGTTAAAGGCCCAAGCTCGCAG CCCAGGGTTGAAGCAAAGATGGAGACACAGACCGCACCTATCCGGCCGAGAGACCAGCGGACACGTGACAGACCATCGTTCCCCCCGCGGGGTCCCAGGCCTG GTAGCCGGGGAGACTCTGAATCTGGCGACATGGAAAACAGGCGAATTGTCCGTTACCCTGACAGTCACCAGCTCTTTGTTGGCAACCTCCCACATGACATTGACGAGAGCGAACTCAAAGACTTCTTCATGA CATACGGAAATGTTGTGGAGCTGCGGATAAACACCAAGGGAGTCGGTGGGAAGCTTCCCAACTTTGGATTTGTGGTCTTTGACGACTCTGATCCTGTCCAAAGAATCCTGGGGGCCAAG CCGATAATGTTCCGGGGTGAGGTGCGTCTGAATGTGGAGGAGAAAAAGACGAGGGCGGTGCGCGAAAGAGAAACTCGTGGCGGAGGAGACGAGCGTCGGGACATGAGGCGCAGCGACCGGGGCCCCGGAGGTTCAAGAGGCATCGTGGGAAGTGGGATGATGCGAGAGCGCGACGGGAGGGGACCACCACCCAGAGGCGGCATGGCCCCCAAACCTGGCATGGGCACCGGAAGAGGCTCCGGGGGCCAGGGCGAGGGCCGCTTCACCACCCAGCGCCGCTGA
- the g3bp2a gene encoding ras GTPase-activating protein-binding protein 2 isoform X4 has protein sequence MVMEKPSPLLVGREFVRQYYTLLNKAPDFLHRFYGRNSSYVHGGLDPNGKLAEAVYGQAEIHKKVMSLQFSECHTKIRHVDAHATLSDGVVVQVLGELSNNGQPMRKFMQTFVLAPEGSVANKFYVHNDIFRYEDEVFGDSEAELDEESEEEVEEEPEERQPSPEPLQESPNSTTYYEPHPVTNGVEEPMEEPAPEPEPEPEPEPKVEEVKPVVDEKVLEEMEEKAPSPAPVESPPNTQEPPKAFSWASVTSKNLPPSGTVTSSGLSPHVVKGPSSQPRVEAKMETQTAPIRPRDQRTRDRPSFPPRGPRPDGVASSESQTGKPHLSFVNKGSRGDSESGDMENRRIVRYPDSHQLFVGNLPHDIDESELKDFFMTYGNVVELRINTKGVGGKLPNFGFVVFDDSDPVQRILGAKPIMFRGEVRLNVEEKKTRAVRERETRGGGDERRDMRRSDRGPGGSRGIVGSGMMRERDGRGPPPRGGMAPKPGMGTGRGSGGQGEGRFTTQRR, from the exons ATGGTGATGGAGAAGCCAAGTCCCCTGCTTGTAGGGCGGGAATTTGTGAGGCAGTATTACACACTGTTAAATAAGGCACCAGACTTCCTGCACAG GTTTTATGGGAGGAATTCTTCCTATGTTCATGGAGGACTTGACCCAAATGGGAAGCTGGCAGAAGCAGTGTACGGTCAAGCG GAAATCCACAAGAAGGTCATGTCCCTGCAGTTCAGTGAGTGCCACACAAAGATCAGGCACGTGGATGCTCATGCTACACTGAGCGATGGCGTGGTGGTGCAAGTCCTCGGAGAACTGTCCAACAATGGTCAGCCCATGAGGAAGTTCATGCAAACTTTCGTGCTTGCGCCAGAG GGTTCAGTGGCCAACAAGTTCTACGTCCACAATGACATCTTCCGTTACGAGGATGAGGTTTTTGGAGACTCTGAAGCTGAGCTTGATGAAG AATCAGAGGAGGAAGTTGAAGAGGAGCCAGAGGAGAGGCAGCCATCCCCTGAGCCACTTCAAGAAAGCCCCAACAGCACCACCTACTACGAACCCCACCCCGTCAC TAATGGAGTAGAGGAGCCAATGGAGGAGCCAGCTCCAGAGCCCGAGCCAGAGCCTGAACCCGAGCCCAAGGTAGAGGAAGTAAAGCCTGTAGTCGATGAGAAGGTTttggaagagatggaggagaaagCACCATCACCAGCCCCTGTGGAGTCTCCACCAAACACACAGGAGCCTCCCAAG GCTTTCTCGTGGGCGTCTGTGACCAGTAAAAACCTGCCACCAAGCGGCACAGTCACATCCTCTGGATTGTCCCCCCATGTTGTTAAAGGCCCAAGCTCGCAG CCCAGGGTTGAAGCAAAGATGGAGACACAGACCGCACCTATCCGGCCGAGAGACCAGCGGACACGTGACAGACCATCGTTCCCCCCGCGGGGTCCCAGGCCTG ATGGTGTTGCATCTTCGGAGTCACAAACAGGGAAACCACACTTGAGTTTTGTTAACAAAG GTAGCCGGGGAGACTCTGAATCTGGCGACATGGAAAACAGGCGAATTGTCCGTTACCCTGACAGTCACCAGCTCTTTGTTGGCAACCTCCCACATGACATTGACGAGAGCGAACTCAAAGACTTCTTCATGA CATACGGAAATGTTGTGGAGCTGCGGATAAACACCAAGGGAGTCGGTGGGAAGCTTCCCAACTTTGGATTTGTGGTCTTTGACGACTCTGATCCTGTCCAAAGAATCCTGGGGGCCAAG CCGATAATGTTCCGGGGTGAGGTGCGTCTGAATGTGGAGGAGAAAAAGACGAGGGCGGTGCGCGAAAGAGAAACTCGTGGCGGAGGAGACGAGCGTCGGGACATGAGGCGCAGCGACCGGGGCCCCGGAGGTTCAAGAGGCATCGTGGGAAGTGGGATGATGCGAGAGCGCGACGGGAGGGGACCACCACCCAGAGGCGGCATGGCCCCCAAACCTGGCATGGGCACCGGAAGAGGCTCCGGGGGCCAGGGCGAGGGCCGCTTCACCACCCAGCGCCGCTGA
- the g3bp2a gene encoding ras GTPase-activating protein-binding protein 2 isoform X7 — MVMEKPSPLLVGREFVRQYYTLLNKAPDFLHRFYGRNSSYVHGGLDPNGKLAEAVYGQAEIHKKVMSLQFSECHTKIRHVDAHATLSDGVVVQVLGELSNNGQPMRKFMQTFVLAPEGSVANKFYVHNDIFRYEDEVFGDSEAELDEESEEEVEEEPEERQPSPEPLQESPNSTTYYEPHPVTNGVEEPMEEPAPEPEPEPEPEPKVEEVKPVVDEKVLEEMEEKAPSPAPVESPPNTQEPPKAFSWASVTSKNLPPSGTVTSSGLSPHVVKGPSSQPRVEAKMETQTAPIRPRDQRTRDRPSFPPRGPRPAGSRGDSESGDMENRRIVRYPDSHQLFVGNLPHDIDESELKDFFMTYGNVVELRINTKGVGGKLPNFGFVVFDDSDPVQRILGAKPIMFRGEVRLNVEEKKTRAVRERETRGGGDERRDMRRSDRGPGGSRGIVGSGMMRERDGRGPPPRGGMAPKPGMGTGRGSGGQGEGRFTTQRR; from the exons ATGGTGATGGAGAAGCCAAGTCCCCTGCTTGTAGGGCGGGAATTTGTGAGGCAGTATTACACACTGTTAAATAAGGCACCAGACTTCCTGCACAG GTTTTATGGGAGGAATTCTTCCTATGTTCATGGAGGACTTGACCCAAATGGGAAGCTGGCAGAAGCAGTGTACGGTCAAGCG GAAATCCACAAGAAGGTCATGTCCCTGCAGTTCAGTGAGTGCCACACAAAGATCAGGCACGTGGATGCTCATGCTACACTGAGCGATGGCGTGGTGGTGCAAGTCCTCGGAGAACTGTCCAACAATGGTCAGCCCATGAGGAAGTTCATGCAAACTTTCGTGCTTGCGCCAGAG GGTTCAGTGGCCAACAAGTTCTACGTCCACAATGACATCTTCCGTTACGAGGATGAGGTTTTTGGAGACTCTGAAGCTGAGCTTGATGAAG AATCAGAGGAGGAAGTTGAAGAGGAGCCAGAGGAGAGGCAGCCATCCCCTGAGCCACTTCAAGAAAGCCCCAACAGCACCACCTACTACGAACCCCACCCCGTCAC TAATGGAGTAGAGGAGCCAATGGAGGAGCCAGCTCCAGAGCCCGAGCCAGAGCCTGAACCCGAGCCCAAGGTAGAGGAAGTAAAGCCTGTAGTCGATGAGAAGGTTttggaagagatggaggagaaagCACCATCACCAGCCCCTGTGGAGTCTCCACCAAACACACAGGAGCCTCCCAAG GCTTTCTCGTGGGCGTCTGTGACCAGTAAAAACCTGCCACCAAGCGGCACAGTCACATCCTCTGGATTGTCCCCCCATGTTGTTAAAGGCCCAAGCTCGCAG CCCAGGGTTGAAGCAAAGATGGAGACACAGACCGCACCTATCCGGCCGAGAGACCAGCGGACACGTGACAGACCATCGTTCCCCCCGCGGGGTCCCAGGCCTG CAGGTAGCCGGGGAGACTCTGAATCTGGCGACATGGAAAACAGGCGAATTGTCCGTTACCCTGACAGTCACCAGCTCTTTGTTGGCAACCTCCCACATGACATTGACGAGAGCGAACTCAAAGACTTCTTCATGA CATACGGAAATGTTGTGGAGCTGCGGATAAACACCAAGGGAGTCGGTGGGAAGCTTCCCAACTTTGGATTTGTGGTCTTTGACGACTCTGATCCTGTCCAAAGAATCCTGGGGGCCAAG CCGATAATGTTCCGGGGTGAGGTGCGTCTGAATGTGGAGGAGAAAAAGACGAGGGCGGTGCGCGAAAGAGAAACTCGTGGCGGAGGAGACGAGCGTCGGGACATGAGGCGCAGCGACCGGGGCCCCGGAGGTTCAAGAGGCATCGTGGGAAGTGGGATGATGCGAGAGCGCGACGGGAGGGGACCACCACCCAGAGGCGGCATGGCCCCCAAACCTGGCATGGGCACCGGAAGAGGCTCCGGGGGCCAGGGCGAGGGCCGCTTCACCACCCAGCGCCGCTGA
- the g3bp2a gene encoding ras GTPase-activating protein-binding protein 2 isoform X1, with the protein MVMEKPSPLLVGREFVRQYYTLLNKAPDFLHRFYGRNSSYVHGGLDPNGKLAEAVYGQAEIHKKVMSLQFSECHTKIRHVDAHATLSDGVVVQVLGELSNNGQPMRKFMQTFVLAPEGSVANKFYVHNDIFRYEDEVFGDSEAELDEESEEEVEEEPEERQPSPEPLQESPNSTTYYEPHPVTNGVEEPMEEPAPEPEPEPEPEPKVEEVKPVVDEKVLEEMEEKAPSPAPVESPPNTQEPPKAFSWASVTSKNLPPSGTVTSSGLSPHVVKGPSSQPRVEAKMETQTAPIRPRDQRTRDRPSFPPRGPRPDGVASSESQTGKPHLSFVNKAGSRGDSESGDMENRRIVRYPDSHQLFVGNLPHDIDESELKDFFMTYGNVVELRINTKGVGGKLPNFGFVVFDDSDPVQRILGAKVEGPIMFRGEVRLNVEEKKTRAVRERETRGGGDERRDMRRSDRGPGGSRGIVGSGMMRERDGRGPPPRGGMAPKPGMGTGRGSGGQGEGRFTTQRR; encoded by the exons ATGGTGATGGAGAAGCCAAGTCCCCTGCTTGTAGGGCGGGAATTTGTGAGGCAGTATTACACACTGTTAAATAAGGCACCAGACTTCCTGCACAG GTTTTATGGGAGGAATTCTTCCTATGTTCATGGAGGACTTGACCCAAATGGGAAGCTGGCAGAAGCAGTGTACGGTCAAGCG GAAATCCACAAGAAGGTCATGTCCCTGCAGTTCAGTGAGTGCCACACAAAGATCAGGCACGTGGATGCTCATGCTACACTGAGCGATGGCGTGGTGGTGCAAGTCCTCGGAGAACTGTCCAACAATGGTCAGCCCATGAGGAAGTTCATGCAAACTTTCGTGCTTGCGCCAGAG GGTTCAGTGGCCAACAAGTTCTACGTCCACAATGACATCTTCCGTTACGAGGATGAGGTTTTTGGAGACTCTGAAGCTGAGCTTGATGAAG AATCAGAGGAGGAAGTTGAAGAGGAGCCAGAGGAGAGGCAGCCATCCCCTGAGCCACTTCAAGAAAGCCCCAACAGCACCACCTACTACGAACCCCACCCCGTCAC TAATGGAGTAGAGGAGCCAATGGAGGAGCCAGCTCCAGAGCCCGAGCCAGAGCCTGAACCCGAGCCCAAGGTAGAGGAAGTAAAGCCTGTAGTCGATGAGAAGGTTttggaagagatggaggagaaagCACCATCACCAGCCCCTGTGGAGTCTCCACCAAACACACAGGAGCCTCCCAAG GCTTTCTCGTGGGCGTCTGTGACCAGTAAAAACCTGCCACCAAGCGGCACAGTCACATCCTCTGGATTGTCCCCCCATGTTGTTAAAGGCCCAAGCTCGCAG CCCAGGGTTGAAGCAAAGATGGAGACACAGACCGCACCTATCCGGCCGAGAGACCAGCGGACACGTGACAGACCATCGTTCCCCCCGCGGGGTCCCAGGCCTG ATGGTGTTGCATCTTCGGAGTCACAAACAGGGAAACCACACTTGAGTTTTGTTAACAAAG CAGGTAGCCGGGGAGACTCTGAATCTGGCGACATGGAAAACAGGCGAATTGTCCGTTACCCTGACAGTCACCAGCTCTTTGTTGGCAACCTCCCACATGACATTGACGAGAGCGAACTCAAAGACTTCTTCATGA CATACGGAAATGTTGTGGAGCTGCGGATAAACACCAAGGGAGTCGGTGGGAAGCTTCCCAACTTTGGATTTGTGGTCTTTGACGACTCTGATCCTGTCCAAAGAATCCTGGGGGCCAAGGTAGAAGGG CCGATAATGTTCCGGGGTGAGGTGCGTCTGAATGTGGAGGAGAAAAAGACGAGGGCGGTGCGCGAAAGAGAAACTCGTGGCGGAGGAGACGAGCGTCGGGACATGAGGCGCAGCGACCGGGGCCCCGGAGGTTCAAGAGGCATCGTGGGAAGTGGGATGATGCGAGAGCGCGACGGGAGGGGACCACCACCCAGAGGCGGCATGGCCCCCAAACCTGGCATGGGCACCGGAAGAGGCTCCGGGGGCCAGGGCGAGGGCCGCTTCACCACCCAGCGCCGCTGA
- the g3bp2a gene encoding ras GTPase-activating protein-binding protein 2 isoform X6 — MVMEKPSPLLVGREFVRQYYTLLNKAPDFLHRFYGRNSSYVHGGLDPNGKLAEAVYGQAEIHKKVMSLQFSECHTKIRHVDAHATLSDGVVVQVLGELSNNGQPMRKFMQTFVLAPEGSVANKFYVHNDIFRYEDEVFGDSEAELDEESEEEVEEEPEERQPSPEPLQESPNSTTYYEPHPVTNGVEEPMEEPAPEPEPEPEPEPKVEEVKPVVDEKVLEEMEEKAPSPAPVESPPNTQEPPKAFSWASVTSKNLPPSGTVTSSGLSPHVVKGPSSQPRVEAKMETQTAPIRPRDQRTRDRPSFPPRGPRPGSRGDSESGDMENRRIVRYPDSHQLFVGNLPHDIDESELKDFFMTYGNVVELRINTKGVGGKLPNFGFVVFDDSDPVQRILGAKVEGPIMFRGEVRLNVEEKKTRAVRERETRGGGDERRDMRRSDRGPGGSRGIVGSGMMRERDGRGPPPRGGMAPKPGMGTGRGSGGQGEGRFTTQRR, encoded by the exons ATGGTGATGGAGAAGCCAAGTCCCCTGCTTGTAGGGCGGGAATTTGTGAGGCAGTATTACACACTGTTAAATAAGGCACCAGACTTCCTGCACAG GTTTTATGGGAGGAATTCTTCCTATGTTCATGGAGGACTTGACCCAAATGGGAAGCTGGCAGAAGCAGTGTACGGTCAAGCG GAAATCCACAAGAAGGTCATGTCCCTGCAGTTCAGTGAGTGCCACACAAAGATCAGGCACGTGGATGCTCATGCTACACTGAGCGATGGCGTGGTGGTGCAAGTCCTCGGAGAACTGTCCAACAATGGTCAGCCCATGAGGAAGTTCATGCAAACTTTCGTGCTTGCGCCAGAG GGTTCAGTGGCCAACAAGTTCTACGTCCACAATGACATCTTCCGTTACGAGGATGAGGTTTTTGGAGACTCTGAAGCTGAGCTTGATGAAG AATCAGAGGAGGAAGTTGAAGAGGAGCCAGAGGAGAGGCAGCCATCCCCTGAGCCACTTCAAGAAAGCCCCAACAGCACCACCTACTACGAACCCCACCCCGTCAC TAATGGAGTAGAGGAGCCAATGGAGGAGCCAGCTCCAGAGCCCGAGCCAGAGCCTGAACCCGAGCCCAAGGTAGAGGAAGTAAAGCCTGTAGTCGATGAGAAGGTTttggaagagatggaggagaaagCACCATCACCAGCCCCTGTGGAGTCTCCACCAAACACACAGGAGCCTCCCAAG GCTTTCTCGTGGGCGTCTGTGACCAGTAAAAACCTGCCACCAAGCGGCACAGTCACATCCTCTGGATTGTCCCCCCATGTTGTTAAAGGCCCAAGCTCGCAG CCCAGGGTTGAAGCAAAGATGGAGACACAGACCGCACCTATCCGGCCGAGAGACCAGCGGACACGTGACAGACCATCGTTCCCCCCGCGGGGTCCCAGGCCTG GTAGCCGGGGAGACTCTGAATCTGGCGACATGGAAAACAGGCGAATTGTCCGTTACCCTGACAGTCACCAGCTCTTTGTTGGCAACCTCCCACATGACATTGACGAGAGCGAACTCAAAGACTTCTTCATGA CATACGGAAATGTTGTGGAGCTGCGGATAAACACCAAGGGAGTCGGTGGGAAGCTTCCCAACTTTGGATTTGTGGTCTTTGACGACTCTGATCCTGTCCAAAGAATCCTGGGGGCCAAGGTAGAAGGG CCGATAATGTTCCGGGGTGAGGTGCGTCTGAATGTGGAGGAGAAAAAGACGAGGGCGGTGCGCGAAAGAGAAACTCGTGGCGGAGGAGACGAGCGTCGGGACATGAGGCGCAGCGACCGGGGCCCCGGAGGTTCAAGAGGCATCGTGGGAAGTGGGATGATGCGAGAGCGCGACGGGAGGGGACCACCACCCAGAGGCGGCATGGCCCCCAAACCTGGCATGGGCACCGGAAGAGGCTCCGGGGGCCAGGGCGAGGGCCGCTTCACCACCCAGCGCCGCTGA
- the g3bp2a gene encoding ras GTPase-activating protein-binding protein 2 isoform X3: MVMEKPSPLLVGREFVRQYYTLLNKAPDFLHRFYGRNSSYVHGGLDPNGKLAEAVYGQAEIHKKVMSLQFSECHTKIRHVDAHATLSDGVVVQVLGELSNNGQPMRKFMQTFVLAPEGSVANKFYVHNDIFRYEDEVFGDSEAELDEESEEEVEEEPEERQPSPEPLQESPNSTTYYEPHPVTNGVEEPMEEPAPEPEPEPEPEPKVEEVKPVVDEKVLEEMEEKAPSPAPVESPPNTQEPPKAFSWASVTSKNLPPSGTVTSSGLSPHVVKGPSSQPRVEAKMETQTAPIRPRDQRTRDRPSFPPRGPRPDGVASSESQTGKPHLSFVNKAGSRGDSESGDMENRRIVRYPDSHQLFVGNLPHDIDESELKDFFMTYGNVVELRINTKGVGGKLPNFGFVVFDDSDPVQRILGAKPIMFRGEVRLNVEEKKTRAVRERETRGGGDERRDMRRSDRGPGGSRGIVGSGMMRERDGRGPPPRGGMAPKPGMGTGRGSGGQGEGRFTTQRR; the protein is encoded by the exons ATGGTGATGGAGAAGCCAAGTCCCCTGCTTGTAGGGCGGGAATTTGTGAGGCAGTATTACACACTGTTAAATAAGGCACCAGACTTCCTGCACAG GTTTTATGGGAGGAATTCTTCCTATGTTCATGGAGGACTTGACCCAAATGGGAAGCTGGCAGAAGCAGTGTACGGTCAAGCG GAAATCCACAAGAAGGTCATGTCCCTGCAGTTCAGTGAGTGCCACACAAAGATCAGGCACGTGGATGCTCATGCTACACTGAGCGATGGCGTGGTGGTGCAAGTCCTCGGAGAACTGTCCAACAATGGTCAGCCCATGAGGAAGTTCATGCAAACTTTCGTGCTTGCGCCAGAG GGTTCAGTGGCCAACAAGTTCTACGTCCACAATGACATCTTCCGTTACGAGGATGAGGTTTTTGGAGACTCTGAAGCTGAGCTTGATGAAG AATCAGAGGAGGAAGTTGAAGAGGAGCCAGAGGAGAGGCAGCCATCCCCTGAGCCACTTCAAGAAAGCCCCAACAGCACCACCTACTACGAACCCCACCCCGTCAC TAATGGAGTAGAGGAGCCAATGGAGGAGCCAGCTCCAGAGCCCGAGCCAGAGCCTGAACCCGAGCCCAAGGTAGAGGAAGTAAAGCCTGTAGTCGATGAGAAGGTTttggaagagatggaggagaaagCACCATCACCAGCCCCTGTGGAGTCTCCACCAAACACACAGGAGCCTCCCAAG GCTTTCTCGTGGGCGTCTGTGACCAGTAAAAACCTGCCACCAAGCGGCACAGTCACATCCTCTGGATTGTCCCCCCATGTTGTTAAAGGCCCAAGCTCGCAG CCCAGGGTTGAAGCAAAGATGGAGACACAGACCGCACCTATCCGGCCGAGAGACCAGCGGACACGTGACAGACCATCGTTCCCCCCGCGGGGTCCCAGGCCTG ATGGTGTTGCATCTTCGGAGTCACAAACAGGGAAACCACACTTGAGTTTTGTTAACAAAG CAGGTAGCCGGGGAGACTCTGAATCTGGCGACATGGAAAACAGGCGAATTGTCCGTTACCCTGACAGTCACCAGCTCTTTGTTGGCAACCTCCCACATGACATTGACGAGAGCGAACTCAAAGACTTCTTCATGA CATACGGAAATGTTGTGGAGCTGCGGATAAACACCAAGGGAGTCGGTGGGAAGCTTCCCAACTTTGGATTTGTGGTCTTTGACGACTCTGATCCTGTCCAAAGAATCCTGGGGGCCAAG CCGATAATGTTCCGGGGTGAGGTGCGTCTGAATGTGGAGGAGAAAAAGACGAGGGCGGTGCGCGAAAGAGAAACTCGTGGCGGAGGAGACGAGCGTCGGGACATGAGGCGCAGCGACCGGGGCCCCGGAGGTTCAAGAGGCATCGTGGGAAGTGGGATGATGCGAGAGCGCGACGGGAGGGGACCACCACCCAGAGGCGGCATGGCCCCCAAACCTGGCATGGGCACCGGAAGAGGCTCCGGGGGCCAGGGCGAGGGCCGCTTCACCACCCAGCGCCGCTGA